Part of the Nicotiana sylvestris chromosome 2, ASM39365v2, whole genome shotgun sequence genome, TTTTGTACGTATGCGCTCAATGGTGGAGCCATGAATTTTAACAAGgagattaaaaaaataaaagaatgtcATCTCCATGGCAATTCCTGAACCACCTTTACTACTGCACTAAAAGCTTCCTTTATGTCAAGAGGATTCAACAATGTACATACACAcaccaaaaaaaaatgacctatTTGTGCAGCATAGATTTTTAATGAAGGGGATTCGATTGAACTCCCTTCCTAATAGGTTGCTTTGCTACTGGGTAGGTTCATAGAGGTGAAACCAGAGTTTGAAAATTCTCCAATTGCATCAACTACTGAAATCAACCAGATACACAAAGCAAACCAACTCCTTAACGTAGAACAACCATATTATCAGATTCAGGGTGATTTTGGAAGCTAAAACTTCATGATTGCAAGCAGCAACTTACAAGCTGCTGAGCAGGAGTCACTATAGCTATAGATTCTATTAACAATTGACAGCCCAAGAGAAGGGAGCTGGAAAAAATAGACAATTAACAGAAAAACATACTCATGCTAAACGGCAGATATGCTAGGCTCAATCATAAAATTTCAAAAGCATTACATTCCTCTGAAAATTTCAAGAACTACATGAAATGAAAAGGAACTCTAATTTTTGTCACATCACTTAATCAGTAACATCTAAAATTTGCATTGTTCATTTACCATATAAGCCAATTTCATGCTGAAGCAAAGGTAATTGAAAAGCTACTCCTCATTCACCACGACACTGATCTCGCCTTTCTCAAGCATATCATAAAATTCCTTAGTTCTCCTCTGGTTGTTCCAATGGTGGATTTTCCAGAAACCTCCCGCAACCATGCCAAGAGTAATCCCAATCAGTATCTCCTTCACTACACTTGGACCCTTGTACACAGCATGTGCAACGTGGGAACCTGCCATCTTTCCCTCTTCTTTAGGGAAAGGGATGTAAAACATGAATCAGTCTCAATGTAATAACACTGAATCGCTTACTCATACATACgaacagtaaaaaaaaaaaaaaagttgcatCAAAATAACATGCAACATGTTCCTCTGTCTCAACTCTCAACTGACTGCCAATTTTTGCTTCAGAGATTCTAATTAGTGcattttgaataatgttttaaaatgttattttgattatttgatatgaaaaaaaaaaaattgaaacttgATCAGTGATCACCTTTCGGAGACTATTCAAAATGACATCAATAAGCAAAAATGATAAGAATTGTGACGGAGAAATCAAATTTTATCCAAATTTCCTACCTCTCTACCAACGAACCATATAGAAAAATAGAAGTAGATGCTGAATATCTCATGCATATTTCTCATACAGCAAAATTGACTCCTATGGAAATCAAAGagaatattattttattttatttttcctttttttggttCCTTTTTTAGACAAAGATTATTGCTTCTTCCAAATCTTAATCCGATTATTGAGTTTACGCGAACCACAAGCACATAACTTGAAATCAAACATCTATAATATCAAGCAACAAAAAGCAATAATCTTAGCAAACATCTATTACTACGTAAATAACCAGGGAAATCGAGTAGAACAACGAAAATTCAAAGGAAGGGAAGAAACAAACCTCAGAAAGCAAATCGGTGAGACGGTGCCGCGAGAGAAGCAAAAGGACAGGGGCTCGAAATAGAGGGTAAAAAAGTTGAATTCCTTGTGACACAATTCTAGAAGCTCCGAAAAATATTCTAGCAGCCACCGAAAGAGGTAAATATTTGCTACGACGAAGTTTACGCTAGTTATGGTGGTCGACAGTTCTGACCAAATCACGAAAGTCAACGCTGATGTGTCTTGCGCTCCGGGCGTTCATGAATCGCCAGCATGGAcagcctttttcttttttcaagagGGGGTCCCTTAATGCCGCGTTTGTCCATTAgaaaatttttcctttttttttttttttatacaaAAATGTGTTTGTCTATAAAATTTtgaaagtttttaaaaaaaattctaaactGTAATATTTTCCAAGTAAAATGTATGTCCCAACATAATTTTAAACTACAAATACCATTATCAACTTAACTCTAAATACTACCTTATCTAAAAATTACAAATTTTACGTCTAAACGCCTACTAAAAATAGAAGTGTGCCTTTTGGCACCACATGTAACAAGGAAATTATTAAATTGAATATAATTTTCACGAAAGTACTAAAAAAGAGCAACCCGGTGCACTAAACTCCTGCTATGCGCGAGGTTCAAGGAAAAGCCGAAACACAAGGATGTGTtatacgcagtcttaccctgcatttttgtAAGATTTCACGAAAGTACTAGATTTTGAATTATTACTTAGTATTATTTCAGGAAAACTCTCTTTTTGGTCGAGGCCTAAAAAACAAGGAACATTACCTACTATACCAAATTAAAATATAGCGTACAAATTCTTATGCCTCATATATAGAATAGCCATACAAGTTCTTCTGAAAGAACATTATCGTGGAGAGAGTAATTTTATTAAACAAAGTAAAGGAGGCCAAACAGGTTTTCTCGGCTAATCTTTCACTTCTACGCGTACTTCCAAGAGTGACATCTCATTATTCTCAATATAGTTGAGAAAAGGAAGTCATTGGATTCAACATACTAGATACAACCACCTTCACTCAAACAGAAATGAGAAAATACTTTTAAACCCATAGGGATTTGCTTGGCTGGTCTCTGCCACTTGTGCTGAAGAAGAGCACCGTTGTTCCTGGAAACTTGGAGAACGTAATGGATATCCAACATTATTCATATTAACGTAAGATTCTGAAGATGACAACAATCTTGATCTTTCCTGTGCAGCTTTTCTTGAGGTCACTAAAGAAAGGTCAGTTTTGTCACTAGTGCAGGGTGTGTTTCCATTAAGAGTTATATCATCAACCTCTTTAATTTCTGTAATTGCCTTTCGTTTGGTCTTCACAGGCTCAAGATCCAAATTAGCTACTGCATTTTGTGCAACTTTTGTTGGAATTGTCTCttgaaacccaaatatggcaGAATTATGCTCAGGTTGGTGCATTGTGCAGGTTTCATGGGCCATACTGAGTAACTTGGATTCTGGGTTCTTCACAATCTCAAAGCTGTGGAAGATCTTAGAATCCATAGGCTTATAATTGAATGACATTTCTTCAACCATTGTTTCAGATGGAACACTCTTGGTTTCAAAGGAAAGCTCACCTAGAACAGTATAATTTGACGTCAGCCTGCATATAATTTACAAACATTAGTACCAAGGACTTCGTGCATTACCTGTTTCACTAGCCAGGTAAATGGCATTAGAGACATGATGGCTATCTGGTCTCTGATCTTTGTTATAGAATGGTCTATTTTCTTCTAGATCGATATATTCTGCAGATTGAATGACCATGCTGCGACGTGGGACTTTGGTTCTTGTCACTTCTTCCGGTACTCCTACAGCATTCTTAACAAGAAGCTGCTCCTCGCGAGTGCGCTTTATGATGTGTTTCAAAGTCTCTAATGATGGTGAACATGTACCTTTCAATGGGGTAAAAGCAGGGAGGCTTTTACCCTTTTCACGTATATGGTCAAATATAGTCTTTTTGTCTATGATTCTGCATTCATCATCTTCAACCACAGCAGCAGGTACCACTTCATTGATGTATATAGCAGCAGAAGTCAGTGACATATTGACGTACATGAAACACTAAATGTGAGAGTTTAATTGCTACCTTCCTCTAGATCTTCGTCTATTAGCTTGAAACTGGGCCTGATTACAGAAACAAAAAGCCAGTTAGTATTCAGTGTGGAAGCAGATTCAACCCGTCATACGTAAGAGAGAACGATGGGATCTGGATCCTTCAGTTTCCACAAAACAGACACCACAAAATTATTTCATAGGGTCCATCAAACACAGTCGGAATTTATTAAAAACTTAAACTGCCCTCTCATATATAAGGTCATGTATCTAATATGCATACCCCAAATCAAAATAAGAAACAGAGGCTACAGACTTAGCAGTCATATTGTCAACCATCATGGTTATCATATACTTTACGCCCATAAAAAGGAAAAGTTAGCTCTCACATGTCTGAGCTCCATTCAGGTTCAGGTAAAGTGTGAGACACTTGGCATGAAGCTTGAGCTGCACCCTTTGTGTCCTTTATGATGCAGGCATCATTGGCTTGGAACGAAGAAAGCTGCTTGGTTCTGTACTTGTTCACAAAATTAAGGCCAATCTCCTTTATCAATAAAACCTTTTGATGGAGATCGACACCAACTGCATAAAAATGATGTGATCTAGTCAGATAACACTCAGGGGCACAGGAGTACACATAAATGAAGCTACACATAGAATGTCTGAGGAGTTAACTAAATTCATCAAATATCAGATCTGCTTTAACAGTCAGCTTCCCTTGCTGATGGCTTGGCACCAGAACTGTCCTGCTATAAGGGCTGTAAAAGAAAACCAAAATATCAGTGCCGATCACTACTAACTATGACATACACTCAAAAGAGTTTCATGAATTTGATCATCTAGTTGGTACAGTCTAGCAGTTTCTCAGGCCTGATCTGGAAATGAGGACCAAGCTTCTGAGAGTACCTAGGAAAGTCATCCACCCTGCAGGTAAAAAAAGAAATTTCAAGTCATTTTAGTGGCTAAAGAATCTTAAAGAGAAACTTAACACCATTAGGTCATAAGTTGAACACCCATGCAAATCATTCAAAAGGTGTCAAAATGTAGGGCTAGTCATACAAAAGTAGATGATGGAGGCCTAAAAAATTGAATTAATATAAACATGCTTCGAACATGTCAATGTTTTGTTGGAATCTtctttttttgaagaaaaataatgGCATTCTAAATTTGAACTGATACAAAATGCTTTGAGATGTCCTTATTTTGTTCGGAagcttttttttttcaagaaaaatgaTGGCATTTTAAAGTGCCCACTTTATATTTAAGAATATATTACCTTATTTTCTCATGAAATAGTACCAGATTATCTTCTTCAACGCCAACCACCTGTCAGAAAATTTTCAACTGAATGTCAGAGTAAATTCTACAATAAAATAAGTGCGAGATGAGACAAAATAGTGTGTATGCGAGTTGGTCCCTGTAATTAGCATACCATATCAGCATAATGTCGTTTAGCTGTTTGCACAGGTTGTGACAACCTAGTCAGCGTTACCATAACCTTGGACTTCCCTTGCCTTTGGCTCTCAGTTTCCTCAACCTTCATCTCAACTTTTGGGGGTAACAATAGTAATGACTCTTTTATATGATTCCCAAAAGGATATTTTCTTCCAGTTACTATCTCTATTTTCCTTGGATCAGCCTCAGAGAATGAGGCAAATGATTTTACTCCCATTGAATACAGTGCCTATGCAGGAAGATAAGTGTACGTCAGAAGAAACCTTAGGGTTCAGTCTCTTGTCCCAAGACTTGGACTATaagatgaacataagctacaAACCTTTGCTGTCACCATTCCAATACCAGGCAATTGTTTCAGCAAGTATGGACTGTCATCCCAGACCTTCTGATACAAAGATTTGGCTAGAAGTGCTGAATTTAAAGTTCCTCGATAGTTCTTCCTGAATAGGAAATACTCTTTCATGCACTTCGCAATTCTATAGCCATTTGCACATATAGAGTTCATGTCCTACATCATTAAAAGACTATTAGAAGCATTATTCTTGGCACATGGTAATATAATACATGAAATTGATGACGAAACCTGGCTAAGGGATAAATCATGGACTAAAGGATCCCCTGTTAGGCAGTCATTTGCCAAAAGAAATATCTTCTCTTCTCTGGTTTGTATCCgcttttttcttttccccttgtCCCCAAGGATGTGAAAGCGAAGCCGATTGTCTTTGTCGATGTTTATGTCATTCAGGAGCTTCTTCTCATTGCGCCTCAGTTGTATCCCTTCATTTTAGAGGCAAGTGAGATATAACACCAGTTGTAATTActcaattttttaaattttgtagAGTATGAATTATATACAGGCAAGTTCCTCAGCACGGCAAATAATTTGAAGTGCATCCTCTATGCTACAGTTCCCAGGGGCTTGCATGATGTGCTTCATAGTGTCGAATTTCAGATAATATTTCGTCATCAATCTTCCAGGTTCTGCATATACAGGAAGCAGAAATTTAGATTTCCAACATGGATATTATGCTATACTACATTCTGAAATCCCATACCAAGAGGCTTTAAGCGGAAACCATCTTCATCTGTCCAAATCAATTGATACCTTGACAACTCATGCACATTCTGAACACAAATATCTGGAAAACATGTTTTAGGTGAGCACAAATGGCTAGATGAACTTGAAAGGAATTCATAGTTTACCAGTGTTATTGATCACCTTGCATATGGCTCTCTAAACTGTCGCCAGTTAGCCCTCTCCTTACTGCATATTTCTCTGGATTCTATATTTTGAATGAAAAACGTTAGGAGTAAAATTTTACAGAAAATTCAGATAGATCTTGTTCTCCATTAATTTGCTCAGGATGATATACCTTTTTAATTCTTACATACAAATATGAGCATTTCATCCATTCAATTGCTCCTGTTATATCTGACACGGTGAGCTGAACAATCTCTGCTGTTAGGTGTTCTGTAACACATGGAAGCAATCTAAAGAGAAAGAAAACCACGTCAACTTCTTGGTAACACAGTCCTTTTTGCATGCACCCAATATCGAATAGCATCACTAACTAACAAGATGAATAATTACATACTGCGACTCCACCAATTCGCATCCACTTAACAAATTCTCGTACAAGTGAACCTAATATGTAAAAGAAGGGTTCAGATAGGAAAATTAGCTGTAATGATCAAGATGAAGTACAGTATATTAGCTACTGACTGAGGGCAGAGAAATTCTTGGAGAAAAGAAACATAAAATTACTCTAAGTCAAATTTTTATAATTCAGTGAACCTTATCTGTATCACAATAAAAGACTCACAGTTTCTTTTCTGGTCATGATTATGACCATTCCTGTGTCATCAAACGGTGGTCGACCTGCTCTTCCAGACATCTACAATAGTTGGACAACATATAGCTCTTATCTGGAACTAAGAATAATTTTACTTTAAAGTCGTAGTTTCCAAGTGTGGACAAAATCATGATCTCTGAATGCCAGACATAGACTACACTTTAAGATCGCAGAATACAAATGATGTAGCAGAGGAACCCCAGGGATGAGTAGCATGCCTGCAGGATTGTTGATCTGTCATATTCCATGTAAATCCCTTTTTCCTTATTGCTGAAAAGAAAATGATAGAATTACAAAAATGACAATCCGACTTATGAAAAAATGTAGATAATTGCTGGTAGACATACTAGTGCTGAGTTGATTTGATCACAACAGTATGTGCTGGTAGATTAATTCCATGGGCAAGAGTATTTGTAGTGCACAGCACTTGAATATCGCCATTCAGAAATAGGCCTTCAATGAGGCTGCGGTCATTCATGGAAAGGCCACCATTGTGATAACCAACTGCATAACACAGATAATCACTAATCTGCAGGGTCTATGCTCAATACAACTCCATATTCAACCTCCCGCTTCAAAgggaaaaaagggaaaatgaaaaacACTTTTTTGTTTCAATCAGAGGTCTGACAGGGCTGCAACAAAAGGTAGGGAGAATAGTACATACCACCATAAAGAATATAAGACTGCATTTGTTTGTCATTACATGATAGTGAAGCTTCCCTTAACCTTTCTTGTTGTTCTCTGCTTTTGATGAAAGGATTTGAATGACCATAGGTCATTGCTGCCTGAGAGAGCTGCTGTGCTGCCTCTTGTGCTCCTTTTCTGGTTGAGCAAAAAACTAGAGCAGATTTTCCTCTGGAATGTTGCATGAGAATATCTGTACAAGTTCTCATGCTTAGCACTATAAAATGTGTAGAACATAGTAAAGGAGTAGAAATTGAAAATAGGAGGTATATGATGTCCCAACTAGCTTCTTATGCTTACCAAAGACATAGTTCTGTAACCGctggaaaagaaaaacaacaggATCATCAGGACATTAAGAGGTATTTCAAGGTGTAATAATGAAATCTCTTGCTATCCCTTAAAACCGATTCTTAAATTTGACAAAGCAGGACATGAAATTGGATAGGCGGGAGGGAGGAGACATGCAAAACTGTTATTCAATGAAAGGGGCGATAAGACGCCTAAACAGAAACCTGAAAAAGAAAAGCCAACAAACAACATACCTTTTCAAATAGGAAGTCATTCTTCGCCGGAGTGTATCCTGCAGACAAAGGGTTGGCAATGCAGAACTCAATAAAAGACAAGGCAGCGGTTACCCCAGAGAAACATGTCAATGCACTTCCGACAGAGGCGCTTAATGCATTTCATAGGCATTATAGTGACATGTATGATTCAGATTGCTCAATGTACTTCCCCATAATTTTATCACAAGGTACCCTCTTTCCAATAAAATACTTTGTCACTTACTTGGCATTTGGTTCACAAAATCCAACTCAAAGAACTAACTGAGACCAGCTTTAATATTCCTGTTCGAACTCAGTTTACACTTCCATTTTTCTAGCTTTACACTTTCTGATATTATACTCAAATTCCCAGTTCACCTTCCAAACTAATACCAAGTAATACAGATTTTAGTTATCTAGATCTTAAAACTGTGAAAAGTCAAACAATGGCATTTAATCTGAAATACAGGTAGTACTAAGCACAATATGTTTCGACTCAACGAGTTAGGGTGTAACCAGGAATGAATCAAATAGAACATCAGTCGAAAGGATTAGTAAATACCAAAAACTTTTGTAGTCAACTTAACGGGTCTCATTTCTTCTCCAAACCTGCATATTGGACAGTGTCATATGGAATTAATACGATCATTCTCTGAGCAATAAAAACGACTGAAAGATGCCATATACATTGAATTCTACCTTTTTACTCCTTGCCGGGGAACCATGAGCCACTCCGCTGCATAACGAGATAGCTACAGTCAACTACTACATCAGCGATTATCATGAAAGGGTGGCTTGTTTGAACTGTCTTGAAATTTACCAAGGTCATCAATGTTGGGAATGGTTGCAGAAACAGCTATAAGACGGACATTAGCTAGAGCACTTGATTTCAGTTCAGGTTTGCGCGAAAGCATTTTAATTCTACTGACAATTGCCTCTAGAGCTGCTCCACGAGTATCATTCAACAAATGGACTTCATCAATTAGCACCAATGCAATATCACCAAAAAAGCTCAGGCCTCCATCTTTTATGCGATAACGAGTCACAGCATCAAACTTCTGAAGGAAAAAAGCAAATTCAAAGACAAACACATAGTTAGCcaagaaacaacaaaacaaagtCATGGCTGGTTTTCATCTATAGTCTGACCTCAGGAGTGGTAAGAACTACGTCAGCATCCTGTATATCCTTGATGTTGTAGTACTCATTGTCCCCAGTCAGTTCCAGGCAGTTTATCCCCCATGAGCCAAGCTTTTGGTTCCAATTGCGAAGCTTCTCTTGTACCAAAGCTTTCGAGGGTGCAACATATATCTGTATATCAGAAGAAAAAAGGAGGTTGCAGTATGGTTAAATCACTAAAATATGCTGAAATTTTCAAATGGCCACATAATCTTCTTCGCACGGGCTGGAGTAGGAAATAGTGGCAAAAATCATTGTGAATATCCTGACTGACATATGCAACTATAAACATAAATCGACAGGATGTAAGTAGGAATGACCAATAAAACGTGATGTATTGAGGTGAACTAATTCTTTCATCCCAAAAGATGATCCTCAGTGCTTGTATATGCTAGATAAAAGTAGTAGCAAGAAGAGAACCTAAAATAAGTAATTGAGGATCTTTTGAGCTGCAAGTATGAAGTAAAATAGACAAGGCATGCAGTTAAGACATCACAAATTGAAAGTATTCCAGCACGTTGAGTTCTTTCTTTCAATAGAGATCCTTATCATTGAAATTACAAATTCAGTCATCTTACGCTAAATATTGACAGAGACTTACAGTCTTCAGAGACCCCTTTATGTGAATAAATTTTCCCTCTCCTGAGATAAACCTTGAGAGAAGCCTCAAAATGCATAGTTCAAAAAGCACTGTTTTTCCACTTCCAGTTGGTGCCGAGATTACCATGTTCATATCCGATAGGAAACAAGCTGGAAAGCATTCACTCTGCAGCGAGTTAAAGTATCTGCATGTAGAAacaacagtatttaaaaccttacAAGCTAATTTGGGATACTAAAGAATGTAATACAGTAATAGCATAGCGCAGATGTGAAGCTGCTGATCAAACAGCCATCTCGACTTTGACTTGTGACCAAGAGCAAATGAAAAGAGTCAGCATCATTGAGACATTTCTAGGAGTCTGGAAACAGTATTCAAGTTTCGTGGCTAGTGTATGTATAGCGCTTCTTAAATGATTTATGTTACACTATAACTACTACGTCTCAACCCTAAACTAGTTGCGGTCTGTTATAtgtttcctctctctctctctctctatatatatatatatagacacacacacacacaaatccTTCCGCTCCAGTTGGACTCATTTCATTCAAATAAACTATTGTTTAGAACAAAGTACTGGTTCTCTAATAGATGTTCTCTATATCTCACATTTATCCCTACACTTAGTCACTTACATACAAATTTCAGGTGATGACTAAAACGCAATACGAGAGCATATAATTTCTTCATTTCAAGGATTCCAGTACAGTAAGCGCACATGAGCATTCAATCACAGTGCTGACCAACAGAAGCCTTCAGAAAATTACACAAAATATCTcagcaaaacaaaaaaaaaaagttttattgCAATCGAGTAGAAAAAAGTGCGTAGAATAGTACCTGAAACTGAAAGTTGAACGGAATAGAGGCGGCAAGTCCATCACAGACCTAAGTGCGTAGCCATCCATGATCATCGAATTTGAAATTCAAATCAAACGATTATCACAACTTCAAATGGAAGTCAGAATTCGATTATAGAAGTTACAACGAACTGAACCAACAACTACTACTACTCTAGTAGGCATTAACTATTATAACCAGGGGCGGGTCTAATGGCATGTTTGGCAAAACTGAAAAAATCAGGTTATTCTGagaaacctttttttttttttaagtacttttcacaaaagtaagaaaaacagTTTTTCCTTTGCCTAATCAAtttaaaaagcacttttgaataataatttgtatttggccaagctttttaaaAAGACTTTTAAGTGTAAAGTTACAAATAAGGACATAAAAAGATTtgcttaataattaatattatataaGTAGATAAATAATTACAGATATATATTATTGCAGATAATAATTaagtctttttattttatttaaataaaatataaaaataaaattggaaAGTATTTTATTCTTTCAAGATAATTTAAATATATAATAAATATGAAAGATTATCCCAAAGTCATTTTATATTACTTAATAGTTTAAATTAAGTAAGGTTACATTGGTATATATAATATTTTGCAAAGGGTATTTTTGGTAGGAAAAGttaaaactgcttctgcttctagCTAAAAGCACTTCCCAAAAAAAGTTTGGCTAAACAACTCAAATTGaggaaaaaagtacttttttaaaaaaaaaaaaaaaagaagaagctttTTTGGCATGGTGAGAAACTTGTCCAAATAGGCTATAAGGCTAGGCCAGTG contains:
- the LOC104243733 gene encoding cytochrome c oxidase subunit 5C, with product MAGSHVAHAVYKGPSVVKEILIGITLGMVAGGFWKIHHWNNQRRTKEFYDMLEKGEISVVVNEE
- the LOC104243736 gene encoding DExH-box ATP-dependent RNA helicase DExH17, producing MRSIVRSLLFNSRKNVKANVNKIVSVLNDITKERLIVQGAILHGHLIKTGISSQKHIAVKLLIMYLKSGKSKEIDQMLKEFDGFNLVVHNCLITVNLEWGKLDEARRLFDEMPDRNEVSWTAIISGFMRFGRVDEAIFYFERNPFQTLFAWTATISGLVQNGLSFKAMKLFVEMLQSGVMPNNVTFTSVIRACGELSDFYLGACVLGLIVKVGFEHDLSVSNSLITFNLRLNDTVSARRIFDRMQGRDVVSWTAILDMYVQKGDLTEARRVFDEMPERNEVSWSTMISRYSQSGDAEAAVNLFHCMVQQGYKPNKSCLASVVSALSSLEALITGRIVHGHILKIGIEKDAFIGSSLVDLYCKCGSSKDGRVAFDSILEKNVVCWNSMVSGYSLNNQLEEAKELFDKIPQKNSISWNSLMTGYLEYEKFDEVFEGFSDMLLSGEQPNKSTFSSVLCACASLASLERGKNLHGKVIKLGFHSDVFVDTALLDMYAKSGNVESSKKIFKRMPKRNEISWTAMIQGLAENGFADEALTVFEEFEWTKSIAPNELILLAVLFACSHCGLVDKGLHYFNSMEKVYNIQPNARHYTCVVDMLSRSGRLSEAEKFILDMPCEPEVQAWAALLSGCKTYRNERMTERVAKKISELAEKHPEGYVLLSNVYASAGRWLDVLHTRKEMKEKGLKKSGGCSWIEVRNQLHSFYSQDGSHNESTEIYEVLELLRSEMQLISNSMIMDGYALRSVMDLPPLFRSTFSFRYFNSLQSECFPACFLSDMNMVISAPTGSGKTVLFELCILRLLSRFISGEGKFIHIKGSLKTIYVAPSKALVQEKLRNWNQKLGSWGINCLELTGDNEYYNIKDIQDADVVLTTPEKFDAVTRYRIKDGGLSFFGDIALVLIDEVHLLNDTRGAALEAIVSRIKMLSRKPELKSSALANVRLIAVSATIPNIDDLAEWLMVPRQGVKRFGEEMRPVKLTTKVFGYTPAKNDFLFEKRLQNYVFDILMQHSRGKSALVFCSTRKGAQEAAQQLSQAAMTYGHSNPFIKSREQQERLREASLSCNDKQMQSYILYGVGYHNGGLSMNDRSLIEGLFLNGDIQVLCTTNTLAHGINLPAHTVVIKSTQHYNKEKGIYMEYDRSTILQMSGRAGRPPFDDTGMVIIMTRKETVHLYENLLSGCELVESQLLPCVTEHLTAEIVQLTVSDITGAIEWMKCSYLYVRIKKNPEKYAVRRGLTGDSLESHMQDICVQNVHELSRYQLIWTDEDGFRLKPLEPGRLMTKYYLKFDTMKHIMQAPGNCSIEDALQIICRAEELAWIQLRRNEKKLLNDINIDKDNRLRFHILGDKGKRKKRIQTREEKIFLLANDCLTGDPLVHDLSLSQDMNSICANGYRIAKCMKEYFLFRKNYRGTLNSALLAKSLYQKVWDDSPYLLKQLPGIGMVTAKALYSMGVKSFASFSEADPRKIEIVTGRKYPFGNHIKESLLLLPPKVEMKVEETESQRQGKSKVMVTLTRLSQPVQTAKRHYADMVVGVEEDNLVLFHEKIRVDDFPSPYSRTVLVPSHQQGKLTVKADLIFDEFIGVDLHQKVLLIKEIGLNFVNKYRTKQLSSFQANDACIIKDTKGAAQASCQVSHTLPEPEWSSDMPSFKLIDEDLEEVVPAAVVEDDECRIIDKKTIFDHIREKGKSLPAFTPLKGTCSPSLETLKHIIKRTREEQLLVKNAVGVPEEVTRTKVPRRSMVIQSAEYIDLEENRPFYNKDQRPDSHHVSNAIYLASETGELSFETKSVPSETMVEEMSFNYKPMDSKIFHSFEIVKNPESKLLSMAHETCTMHQPEHNSAIFGFQETIPTKVAQNAVANLDLEPVKTKRKAITEIKEVDDITLNGNTPCTSDKTDLSLVTSRKAAQERSRLLSSSESYVNMNNVGYPLRSPSFQEQRCSSSAQVAETSQANPYGFKSIFSFLFE